From one Catenuloplanes nepalensis genomic stretch:
- a CDS encoding GroES family chaperonin: MNDDAKLPIRLLHDRVLVRLDGAEGERRSTAGIVIPATASMGRRLSWATAVGVGPNVRSVAAGDRVLFDPDDRSEVELHGREFVLLRERDVHAVAAERVESDGIGLYL; this comes from the coding sequence GTGAACGACGACGCCAAGCTGCCGATCCGGCTGCTGCACGACCGCGTCCTGGTCCGCCTCGACGGTGCCGAAGGCGAGCGCCGTTCCACCGCCGGCATCGTGATCCCGGCCACCGCGTCGATGGGCCGCCGACTCTCCTGGGCCACCGCGGTCGGCGTGGGGCCGAACGTGCGGTCCGTCGCGGCCGGCGACCGGGTGCTGTTCGACCCGGACGACCGGTCCGAGGTGGAGTTGCACGGCCGCGAGTTCGTGCTGCTCCGCGAGCGGGACGTGCACGCGGTCGCGGCCGAGCGCGTCGAGTCCGACGGGATCGGCCTCTACCTGTAA
- a CDS encoding right-handed parallel beta-helix repeat-containing protein, which translates to MNRKKLLSAAVLTAALAASGAFAGSAGAAQATLFVAPGGSDSNAGTQQAPLATIQKAVSLVAAGGTIAVRGGTYALTTNIQITKSGTASAPITLTAYAGEKVVIDGEALPFTPGAVGSTIPAAQRGAVHMEASHWRISGLEIIRGPYGVYCANCNNNTFDRLVTRDNYETGFQLQNNSANNQIINLDSYNNRDPRKNGESADGLGIKEGGGSGNVVRGARLWNNVDDGFDAWAFTSPITIQNSIAYGNGYNRWSIPNFSGDGNGFKMGGSGGTGPAAGHSVTNSMAFGNAAHGFTDNGNTGSLVFHRDTAYQNAKTGFDVDGGSTSKLTANLAVGNNAAVALGSSTASGNSWNIGGSWPLASTDPSVITGPRNADGSIRSSDFLVPANGQAIGARI; encoded by the coding sequence ATGAATCGGAAGAAGCTGTTGTCCGCGGCGGTGCTCACGGCCGCGCTCGCCGCATCCGGCGCCTTCGCCGGGTCGGCGGGGGCCGCGCAGGCGACGCTGTTCGTCGCGCCCGGGGGCAGTGACAGCAACGCCGGCACCCAGCAGGCTCCGCTCGCGACCATCCAGAAAGCCGTGAGTCTGGTCGCCGCCGGCGGCACCATCGCGGTGCGCGGTGGCACCTACGCGTTGACCACGAACATTCAGATCACCAAGAGCGGAACCGCCTCGGCGCCGATCACGCTGACCGCGTACGCCGGGGAGAAGGTCGTCATCGACGGCGAAGCCCTGCCGTTCACGCCGGGTGCGGTCGGCTCGACCATCCCGGCCGCTCAGCGCGGCGCCGTTCACATGGAGGCGTCCCACTGGCGGATCTCGGGTCTGGAGATCATCCGCGGCCCCTACGGTGTCTACTGCGCCAACTGCAACAACAACACGTTCGACCGGCTCGTCACCCGCGACAACTACGAGACCGGTTTCCAGCTGCAGAACAACTCGGCCAACAACCAGATCATCAATCTCGACAGCTACAACAACCGCGACCCGCGCAAGAACGGTGAGAGCGCTGACGGTCTCGGCATCAAGGAAGGCGGCGGTTCCGGCAACGTGGTCCGTGGGGCGCGGCTGTGGAACAACGTGGACGACGGCTTCGACGCCTGGGCCTTCACCTCGCCGATCACCATTCAGAACAGCATCGCCTACGGCAACGGCTACAACCGCTGGAGCATCCCGAACTTCTCCGGCGACGGCAACGGTTTCAAGATGGGCGGCAGCGGCGGCACCGGTCCCGCGGCCGGGCACAGCGTCACCAACAGCATGGCGTTCGGCAACGCGGCCCACGGATTCACCGACAACGGCAACACCGGCTCGCTGGTGTTCCACCGCGACACCGCCTACCAGAACGCCAAGACCGGCTTCGACGTCGACGGTGGCTCCACCTCTAAGCTGACCGCCAACCTGGCCGTCGGCAACAACGCGGCGGTGGCCCTGGGTTCGTCGACCGCCTCCGGCAATTCGTGGAACATCGGCGGCTCATGGCCGCTGGCCAGCACCGACCCGTCCGTGATCACCGGCCCCCGCAACGCCGACGGATCCATCCGCTCCTCGGACTTCCTGGTGCCGGCCAACGGCCAAGCGATCGGAGCGCGGATCTGA
- a CDS encoding ATP-dependent DNA helicase encodes MVEAIADAIADKEHLLVQAGTGTGKSLGYLTPALLVEGPVVVSTATLALQSQLVDHDLPRLAKAVQPVLGREPTFAVLKGRHHYLCLAKLENSAEDEPEGEGLFEVDAHSRPASGGGSGWLGESGKLGKQVERVHDWAMETATGDRDELDPGVDDRVWRQVSMPARECVGAARCPYGEECFAEASRARAREADVVVTNHSLLAVDMLAGRHIVPPHKLLIIDEAHELADRVSSASQAELTPESLTAAARRARPVVQPDVLTSLVEAGDALTVGLAEAPNGRITGELPQALAEACTLIDAATRRALESIGDVKSDDPDPVRKQQAKAVLDEIGNTAQRLLEGSDHDVAWVEKHETGTRRALVVAPLSVAGLLSETLYEERTVVATSATLALGGRFDLVARSLGLPLGPVRPTPIAAAAAEAARPANAAPKPAPPTEGPGWRSLDVGSPFDYPKQGILYVAAHLPRPAASGLPEAAGEELLKLITALGGRTLGLFSSRKAAQQAAELVRARTTIPVLLQGEDALPVLVRRFRAERDTCLFGVMSLWQGVDVPGDACQLVIIDRLPFPRPDEPLAAARSAAVDSTGGSGFSAVSVPIAAVRLAQGAGRLIRAAGDKGMVAVLDSRLETARGYGPFLRQTLPPLWYTTRPETAIGALQRLAKS; translated from the coding sequence ATGGTCGAGGCGATCGCGGACGCGATCGCCGACAAGGAGCACCTGCTGGTCCAGGCCGGCACCGGCACCGGCAAGTCGCTGGGTTACCTCACGCCCGCGCTGCTGGTCGAGGGCCCGGTCGTCGTCTCCACCGCCACGCTCGCGCTGCAGTCCCAGCTCGTCGACCACGACCTGCCCCGGCTCGCCAAGGCGGTCCAGCCGGTCCTCGGCCGGGAGCCCACCTTCGCCGTGCTCAAGGGCCGTCACCACTACCTCTGCCTGGCCAAGCTGGAGAACTCGGCGGAGGACGAGCCCGAGGGCGAAGGGCTGTTCGAGGTCGACGCGCACTCCCGGCCGGCCTCCGGTGGCGGCTCCGGCTGGCTCGGCGAGTCCGGCAAGCTCGGCAAGCAGGTCGAGCGGGTGCACGACTGGGCAATGGAGACCGCGACCGGCGACCGCGACGAGCTCGACCCCGGCGTCGACGACCGGGTGTGGCGGCAGGTGTCGATGCCCGCGCGCGAGTGCGTCGGCGCGGCCCGCTGCCCGTACGGGGAGGAGTGCTTCGCCGAGGCCTCCCGCGCCCGGGCCCGCGAAGCCGACGTGGTCGTCACCAACCACAGCCTGCTCGCGGTCGACATGCTCGCCGGCCGGCACATCGTGCCACCGCACAAGCTGCTGATCATCGACGAGGCACACGAGCTGGCCGACCGGGTCTCGTCCGCGTCCCAGGCCGAGCTGACGCCCGAGTCGCTCACCGCGGCGGCCCGGCGCGCCCGCCCGGTCGTCCAGCCCGACGTGCTCACCTCGCTGGTCGAGGCCGGTGACGCGCTCACGGTCGGCCTGGCCGAGGCGCCCAACGGGCGGATCACCGGCGAGCTGCCGCAGGCGCTGGCCGAGGCGTGCACGCTGATCGACGCGGCCACCCGGCGCGCGCTCGAGTCGATCGGCGACGTCAAGTCCGACGATCCCGACCCGGTGCGCAAGCAGCAGGCCAAGGCCGTGCTCGACGAGATCGGCAACACCGCGCAGCGCCTGCTGGAGGGCAGCGACCACGACGTCGCCTGGGTGGAGAAGCACGAGACCGGCACCCGGCGCGCGCTGGTCGTGGCGCCGCTCTCGGTGGCCGGGCTGCTCTCCGAGACGCTCTACGAGGAGCGCACCGTGGTCGCGACCAGCGCCACGCTCGCGCTCGGCGGCCGCTTCGACCTGGTCGCCCGCTCGCTCGGCCTGCCGCTCGGCCCGGTCAGGCCGACCCCGATCGCGGCCGCCGCGGCCGAGGCCGCCCGCCCGGCGAACGCCGCACCCAAGCCGGCGCCGCCCACCGAGGGTCCCGGCTGGCGCTCGCTCGACGTCGGCTCCCCGTTCGACTACCCCAAGCAGGGCATCCTCTACGTCGCCGCGCACCTGCCGCGCCCGGCCGCGTCCGGCCTGCCGGAGGCGGCCGGCGAGGAACTGCTCAAGCTGATCACCGCGCTCGGCGGGCGCACGCTCGGGCTGTTCTCCTCCCGCAAGGCCGCGCAGCAGGCGGCCGAGCTGGTCCGCGCGCGGACCACGATCCCGGTGCTGCTGCAGGGCGAGGACGCGCTGCCGGTGCTGGTCCGCCGCTTCCGCGCGGAACGCGACACCTGCCTCTTCGGCGTGATGTCGCTGTGGCAGGGCGTCGACGTCCCCGGCGACGCGTGCCAGCTGGTCATCATCGACCGGCTGCCGTTCCCCCGCCCGGACGAGCCGCTGGCCGCGGCCCGGTCCGCCGCCGTCGACTCCACCGGCGGCTCCGGCTTCTCCGCGGTCAGCGTCCCGATCGCGGCGGTCCGCCTCGCCCAGGGTGCCGGCCGCCTGATCCGCGCCGCCGGCGACAAGGGCATGGTCGCGGTCCTCGACTCCCGGCTGGAGACGGCCCGCGGTTACGGCCCTTTCCTCCGCCAGACCCTGCCCCCACTGTGGTATACCACTCGTCCCGAGACGGCCATCGGCGCCCTTCAGCGCCTCGCCAAGTCCTGA
- a CDS encoding DUF4031 domain-containing protein encodes MIFIDPPAWPAHGRLWSHLVSDESLDELHAFAARIGAPRRAFDRDHYDVPAERVGTAVRLGARLVSSREIVAALRASGLRKPKHTVRRSAPPAPG; translated from the coding sequence GTGATCTTCATTGACCCGCCCGCCTGGCCCGCCCACGGCCGGTTGTGGTCGCACCTGGTCAGTGACGAGTCCCTGGACGAGTTGCACGCGTTCGCCGCGCGGATCGGCGCGCCGCGCCGCGCGTTCGACCGGGACCACTACGACGTGCCGGCCGAGCGGGTGGGGACCGCGGTCCGGCTCGGCGCGCGACTGGTCTCCAGCCGGGAGATCGTGGCGGCGCTGCGCGCCTCCGGGCTGCGGAAGCCGAAGCACACGGTCAGGCGGTCAGCGCCGCCAGCTCCCGGCTGA
- a CDS encoding FUSC family protein, translated as MIDGRVGVMGSAPFGQRVVDVGRRSGGTFRERLTRVRGNAGLALQTGVAAGIAWLIANDLLHHQTPFFAPIAAVITLAVSVGQRLRRAFELVIGVALGIAVGDALILLIGTGPWQIGLSVGLAVVFAIFLGGGSSLVVQASSSAVLVATLTPPTDGVYLGRFWDALIGGAVGLAVMALLLPINPLTVVIRAAGPALDVLAHGLRDAAAALSAGDPERAAEVLDRLRAAETDLSTMDEAIKAGRENATLAPARWRARAPLAQYLDSARYVAHALRNSRVLVRRIIAMLNDGEPVPHTLAAGVGALGEAVELLRTELELGVEPEAARGRALSAASAAGLAYAAGVGFSGSVVVAQLRSTATDLVRASGIEHDESIRLVRRAFGRHAPDLPGDSPDLS; from the coding sequence ATGATCGACGGTAGGGTCGGCGTCATGGGCAGCGCGCCGTTCGGTCAGCGGGTGGTCGACGTGGGCCGCAGGTCCGGCGGCACGTTCCGCGAGCGGCTCACGCGTGTGCGCGGCAACGCGGGCCTGGCGCTGCAGACCGGCGTGGCCGCCGGCATCGCCTGGCTGATCGCGAACGACCTGCTGCACCACCAGACGCCGTTCTTCGCGCCGATCGCCGCCGTGATCACGCTCGCGGTCTCCGTCGGTCAGCGGCTGCGCCGCGCGTTCGAGCTGGTGATAGGCGTGGCGCTGGGCATCGCGGTCGGCGACGCGCTGATCCTGCTGATCGGCACCGGTCCGTGGCAGATCGGTCTCTCCGTGGGCCTGGCCGTGGTCTTCGCGATCTTCCTCGGCGGCGGCTCGTCGCTGGTCGTGCAGGCCAGCTCGTCCGCGGTGCTGGTCGCCACGCTCACGCCGCCGACCGACGGCGTCTACCTGGGCAGGTTCTGGGACGCGCTGATCGGCGGCGCGGTCGGGCTGGCCGTGATGGCGCTGTTGCTGCCGATCAACCCGCTCACCGTGGTCATCCGGGCGGCCGGCCCGGCGCTGGACGTGCTCGCGCACGGCCTGCGGGACGCGGCCGCGGCGCTGTCCGCCGGTGATCCGGAGCGCGCGGCCGAGGTGCTGGACCGGCTGCGCGCGGCCGAGACCGACCTCAGCACGATGGACGAGGCGATCAAGGCGGGCCGGGAGAACGCCACGCTGGCCCCGGCGCGCTGGCGGGCCCGCGCACCGCTCGCGCAATACCTGGACAGCGCGCGGTACGTGGCGCACGCGCTGCGCAACAGCCGGGTGCTGGTCCGGCGGATCATCGCGATGCTGAACGACGGCGAGCCGGTGCCGCACACGCTCGCGGCCGGCGTCGGCGCGCTCGGCGAGGCGGTCGAGCTGCTCCGCACCGAGCTGGAGCTGGGCGTGGAGCCGGAGGCCGCCCGGGGCCGTGCGCTGAGCGCCGCGTCCGCGGCCGGCCTGGCCTACGCGGCGGGCGTGGGCTTCTCCGGTTCGGTGGTGGTGGCGCAGCTGCGGTCCACCGCGACGGACCTGGTCCGGGCGTCCGGGATCGAGCACGATGAGTCGATCCGGCTGGTCCGGCGGGCGTTCGGGCGCCACGCACCCGACCTGCCCGGGGACTCTCCGGACCTCTCATGA
- a CDS encoding HD domain-containing protein has product MGDFDLMAGWRGALAGAGGTDPDDRAGAALLARWREPHRAYHDEAHLTSMLSTVDSFAEKARDPDLVRLAVWFHDAIYDPTSSSNEEASALLATSELAALGVGADATAEVARLVRLTAGHAVADGDPNGALLCDADLEVLARPTADYELYTQRVRREYAHVPDELFRLGRAAVLRGLLGLPALFRDPELAARWEAPARANLSRELAALTA; this is encoded by the coding sequence GTGGGCGACTTCGATCTGATGGCGGGCTGGCGCGGCGCGCTCGCCGGAGCGGGCGGCACGGACCCGGATGACCGCGCGGGCGCGGCGCTGCTGGCACGCTGGCGGGAGCCACACCGGGCGTACCACGACGAGGCACACCTGACCTCGATGCTGTCCACCGTGGACTCGTTCGCCGAGAAGGCCCGGGATCCGGATCTGGTCCGGCTGGCGGTCTGGTTCCACGACGCGATCTACGACCCCACCAGCTCTTCGAACGAAGAGGCGAGCGCGCTCCTGGCGACCTCCGAACTGGCCGCGCTGGGCGTGGGTGCGGACGCGACCGCCGAGGTCGCCCGGCTGGTCCGGCTCACGGCCGGGCACGCGGTCGCGGACGGCGACCCGAACGGCGCGCTGCTCTGCGACGCCGACCTGGAGGTGCTGGCCCGGCCCACGGCCGATTACGAGCTCTACACCCAGCGGGTACGCCGTGAGTACGCCCACGTGCCGGACGAGCTGTTCCGCCTCGGGCGCGCGGCCGTGCTGCGCGGCCTGCTCGGCCTGCCCGCACTGTTCCGCGACCCGGAGCTGGCCGCGCGCTGGGAGGCACCGGCCCGCGCCAACCTCAGCCGGGAGCTGGCGGCGCTGACCGCCTGA
- a CDS encoding aminotransferase class V-fold PLP-dependent enzyme, translating to MSTITFPAAVQVESHVPTVLGVPGQINLDYAATAPCASAAAEAVNAILPWYASVHRGAGALSQRCTLAYERARQTVGDFLGARAEDHVIFTRNTTDALNLLAAALPAGTTVVTFGGEHHANLLPWPGHPLRLPVPSSPAEAVRTLSAALAELRRGPNAPAHILVAVTGASNVTGEVWPVAELARIAHRHGARIALDAAQLAPHLPVDIGALDVDYVAISGHKLYAPFGAGVLAGRGDWLDAAEPYLRGGGATARVGAGTHDVVWNTGPARHEAGTPNLLGAVALAAVCAELQVADRDALRRDEDRLVARLRAGLASIPGVVELRTFGADAERVGIVSFAVAGRDSSDVAAELGREHNIGVRDGLFCAHPLAKRLLSEASARSGLTLPPTALRVSVGLGSTEADVDALISALR from the coding sequence ATGTCCACGATCACGTTCCCCGCCGCCGTTCAGGTCGAGTCGCACGTGCCGACCGTGCTCGGCGTGCCCGGTCAGATCAACCTCGATTACGCGGCCACCGCGCCCTGTGCCAGCGCGGCCGCCGAGGCCGTGAACGCGATCCTGCCGTGGTACGCGAGCGTCCACCGCGGCGCCGGCGCGCTCTCCCAGCGCTGCACGCTCGCCTACGAGCGGGCCCGGCAGACCGTCGGCGACTTCCTCGGTGCCCGCGCCGAGGACCACGTGATCTTCACGCGGAACACCACGGACGCGCTGAACCTGCTGGCCGCCGCACTGCCGGCCGGGACCACCGTGGTCACGTTCGGCGGCGAGCACCACGCGAACCTGCTGCCCTGGCCCGGCCACCCGCTGCGGCTGCCGGTGCCGTCCTCACCGGCCGAGGCGGTCCGCACGCTCAGCGCCGCGCTGGCCGAGCTGCGCCGCGGCCCGAACGCGCCCGCGCACATCCTGGTCGCGGTGACCGGCGCCAGCAACGTCACCGGTGAGGTCTGGCCGGTCGCGGAGCTGGCCCGGATCGCGCACCGGCACGGCGCCCGGATCGCGCTGGACGCCGCGCAGCTGGCCCCGCACCTGCCGGTCGACATCGGCGCGCTGGACGTGGACTACGTGGCTATCTCCGGCCACAAGCTGTACGCGCCGTTCGGCGCCGGCGTGCTGGCCGGACGCGGCGACTGGCTGGACGCGGCCGAGCCGTACCTGCGCGGCGGCGGCGCCACGGCCCGGGTCGGTGCCGGCACGCACGACGTGGTCTGGAACACCGGCCCGGCCCGGCACGAGGCCGGCACGCCGAACCTGCTCGGCGCGGTGGCGCTGGCCGCGGTCTGCGCGGAGCTGCAGGTGGCGGACCGGGATGCGCTGCGCCGGGACGAGGATCGGCTGGTCGCGCGGCTGCGTGCGGGCCTGGCGTCGATTCCGGGCGTGGTCGAGCTGCGCACGTTCGGCGCGGACGCGGAGCGGGTCGGGATCGTGTCGTTCGCGGTGGCCGGCCGAGACTCGTCCGACGTGGCGGCGGAGCTGGGCCGGGAGCACAACATCGGCGTGCGGGACGGGCTGTTCTGCGCGCATCCGCTGGCCAAGCGACTGCTCTCCGAGGCGTCCGCGCGGTCCGGCCTGACGCTGCCGCCGACCGCGCTGCGGGTCAGCGTCGGACTGGGCAGCACCGAGGCGGACGTGGACGCGCTGATCTCCGCGCTGCGGTGA
- a CDS encoding PrsW family intramembrane metalloprotease, whose amino-acid sequence MSEMPPQPQSLPAVMPPAAPRDPARRKRFWRLAGLTAMIVFIAACAIALTVFLGFNIGVDGLLLGTAAALLPVPVLIGAFMWLDRYEPEPVGYLAFCFAWGAFVATGTALLVNSWSAYLFEGWGLSESLVAVLVAPFIEETMKTLGPVLLLWRRRREWSGITDGIVYCGLSAIGFAMVENILYLGGHGYAASNEQYGPASGAQQLLLIFIVRILFTGFAHPLFTAMAGIGLGVAARTAARPVRWLAPIAGLLVAMMIHGTWNLLPSLVAATGETVVLLYGYLGVMIPAFFGTVGFAIWLRGWEGRLTERTLPAYVRAGWLSPPEVATLSSLGRRHAARRWAKRVSGDAGLRAMRNFQFAATKLALLRDGMDRGLFKHVAVAESDERELLDKITAERAVFVGRDPQTPPARWDGERYYITFPDGVSRPVDAPASPVVPIPITTYYR is encoded by the coding sequence ATGTCGGAGATGCCACCGCAGCCGCAGTCCCTCCCGGCCGTGATGCCGCCCGCCGCACCCCGAGACCCGGCCCGGCGGAAGCGGTTCTGGCGTCTCGCCGGGCTCACCGCGATGATCGTGTTCATCGCGGCCTGTGCGATCGCGCTGACCGTCTTCCTCGGCTTCAACATCGGCGTCGACGGGCTGCTGCTCGGCACGGCCGCGGCGCTGCTGCCGGTGCCGGTGCTGATCGGCGCCTTCATGTGGCTCGACCGGTACGAGCCGGAGCCGGTCGGATATCTCGCGTTCTGCTTCGCCTGGGGTGCGTTCGTGGCGACCGGGACCGCGCTGCTGGTGAACTCCTGGTCGGCGTACCTCTTCGAGGGCTGGGGCCTGTCCGAGTCGCTGGTGGCGGTGCTGGTGGCGCCGTTCATCGAGGAGACGATGAAGACGCTCGGCCCGGTGCTGCTGCTCTGGCGGCGGCGGCGCGAGTGGTCCGGCATCACCGACGGCATCGTCTACTGCGGACTCTCCGCGATCGGCTTCGCCATGGTGGAGAACATCCTCTACCTGGGCGGCCACGGTTACGCGGCCAGCAACGAGCAGTACGGACCGGCCAGCGGCGCCCAGCAGCTCCTGTTGATCTTCATCGTGCGCATCCTGTTCACCGGCTTCGCGCACCCGCTCTTCACCGCGATGGCCGGCATCGGGCTCGGCGTCGCCGCCCGCACCGCCGCGCGGCCGGTCCGCTGGCTCGCGCCGATCGCCGGCCTGCTGGTCGCCATGATGATCCACGGCACCTGGAACCTGCTGCCGTCGCTGGTGGCCGCGACCGGCGAGACGGTCGTGCTGCTCTACGGCTACCTGGGCGTGATGATCCCGGCCTTCTTCGGCACGGTCGGCTTCGCGATCTGGCTGCGCGGCTGGGAGGGGCGGCTCACCGAGCGCACGCTCCCGGCGTACGTCCGGGCCGGCTGGCTCTCCCCGCCCGAGGTCGCCACGCTGAGCAGCCTCGGCCGCCGGCACGCGGCCCGCCGCTGGGCGAAGCGGGTGTCCGGGGACGCCGGGCTGCGCGCGATGCGCAACTTCCAGTTCGCCGCGACGAAGCTCGCGCTGCTGCGCGACGGCATGGACCGTGGGCTGTTCAAGCACGTGGCCGTGGCCGAGTCGGACGAGCGGGAGCTGCTCGACAAGATCACGGCGGAGCGCGCGGTCTTCGTCGGCCGGGACCCGCAGACGCCGCCGGCGCGCTGGGACGGTGAGCGGTACTACATCACGTTCCCGGACGGGGTGAGCCGGCCGGTCGACGCGCCCGCCTCGCCGGTGGTGCCGATCCCGATCACCACCTATTACAGGTAG
- a CDS encoding AI-2E family transporter → MGRLSGIRRNLRRAYESRTPEPPAVVEARPPEDPPEIVHTSTMSRDDAEVPHALRLAAAWSWRLIVVGVIGYVLLRFFGTIRIVIIPLSIALLLSALLTPAVGWFLRLRFPRSLATALVLVAGLGAVAGTLTMVVTQFVDGLPQLSRNATVGIRQIQDWLRDGPLRLDDEQFNTALNTGQQWLDQNTQALTTGAVSTAATVFELFTGALLVLFSTFFFLRDGRKIWGFVVRLFPVNARWRLADAGEASWRTLVSYVRATVLVAFIDAVGIGFFLFVFDVPFPFPLAALVFLGAFVPIVGATVSGAVAILVALVDSGWVTALIILGVVIGVQQVEGHILQPLIMGRAVAIHPLAVIIGIAAGVVLAGITGALVAVPLIAVLNTGIRRLTAGHRPEAPPEAIALNPKNP, encoded by the coding sequence GTGGGACGACTGAGCGGGATCCGGCGTAACCTCCGCCGTGCGTACGAGTCCCGGACGCCGGAGCCGCCGGCCGTCGTCGAGGCACGGCCACCCGAGGACCCGCCCGAGATCGTCCACACGTCGACGATGAGCCGGGACGACGCGGAGGTCCCGCACGCGCTCCGGCTGGCCGCGGCCTGGTCCTGGCGGCTGATCGTGGTCGGTGTGATCGGCTACGTGCTGCTGCGCTTCTTCGGCACCATCCGGATCGTGATCATCCCGCTGTCCATCGCGCTGCTGCTCTCCGCGCTGCTCACGCCCGCGGTCGGCTGGTTCCTGCGGCTGCGCTTCCCGCGCTCGCTGGCGACCGCGCTGGTCCTGGTCGCCGGCCTCGGCGCGGTCGCGGGCACGCTCACCATGGTCGTCACCCAGTTCGTCGACGGCCTGCCCCAGCTCAGCCGGAACGCCACGGTCGGCATCCGGCAGATCCAGGACTGGCTGCGTGACGGCCCGCTCCGGCTCGACGACGAGCAGTTCAACACGGCACTCAACACCGGCCAGCAGTGGCTCGACCAGAACACGCAGGCGCTCACCACCGGCGCGGTCTCCACCGCCGCCACCGTGTTCGAGCTCTTCACCGGCGCGCTGCTGGTGCTGTTCTCGACGTTCTTCTTCCTCCGCGACGGCCGCAAGATCTGGGGCTTCGTGGTCCGGCTGTTCCCGGTCAACGCGCGCTGGCGGCTGGCCGACGCCGGCGAGGCCTCCTGGCGGACGCTCGTCTCCTACGTCCGCGCCACCGTGCTGGTCGCGTTCATCGACGCGGTCGGCATCGGGTTCTTCCTGTTCGTCTTCGACGTGCCGTTCCCGTTCCCGCTGGCCGCGCTGGTCTTCCTCGGCGCGTTCGTACCCATCGTCGGCGCCACCGTCTCCGGCGCGGTCGCGATCCTGGTCGCGCTGGTCGACAGCGGCTGGGTCACCGCGCTGATCATCCTGGGCGTGGTCATCGGCGTCCAGCAGGTCGAGGGCCACATCCTCCAGCCACTCATCATGGGCCGCGCGGTCGCCATCCACCCACTCGCCGTCATCATCGGCATCGCGGCCGGCGTCGTCCTGGCCGGCATCACCGGCGCGCTCGTGGCGGTCCCCCTGATCGCCGTCCTCAACACCGGAATCCGCCGCCTGACCGCCGGCCACCGTCCCGAGGCGCCACCGGAGGCGATCGCCCTGAACCCCAAAAACCCTTGA